One genomic window of Glycine max cultivar Williams 82 chromosome 16, Glycine_max_v4.0, whole genome shotgun sequence includes the following:
- the LOC100526997 gene encoding uncharacterized protein LOC100526997, with the protein MSNFQRISHESYPPPGHGSPYPPPQPGYPSAPPHEGYPPPPPPPGYGGYPPPHPPQRPPYDSYQGYFDNGRPPPPPPPHYHYQHVDHHHLHDEPGCFSFLRGCIAALCCCCVLEECCF; encoded by the exons ATGAGCAATTTCCAGAGAATATCGCACGAATCCTACCCTCCCCCAG GGCACGGATCTCCTTACCCTCCACCCCAACCGGGTTACCCATCGGCGCCGCCTCATGAAGGGTACCCTCCGCCGCCGCCGCCTCCGGGATATGGTGGGTACCCTCCACCGCATCCGCCGCAGCGTCCGCCGTATGACTCCTACCAGGGCTACTTCGACAACGGGCGTCCACCGCCACCTCCGCCGCCGCACTACCATTACCAGCACGTGGATCATCATCACCTCCACGATGAGCCCGGGTGCTTTTCATTCCTGCGAGGCTG CATCGCAGCACTTTGCTGCTGTTGTGTGCTAGAGGAGTGTTGCTTCTAA
- the LOC100802672 gene encoding protein AUXIN SIGNALING F-BOX 2, whose translation MNCFPDEVIGHIFGCVTSQRDRNAVSLVCKNWHRLERCCRKSLFIGNCYTISPERVIERFPELRSLTLKGKPHFPYFSLVPSGWGGFVAPWIEALARSRVDLEELRLKRMVVSDESLELLSRSFVNFKSLVLVRCEGFTTEGLAAIAANCRFLKDLDLHENVVTDLKGQWLSCFPDCCTSLVSLNFACLKGQINAGDLERLVARSPNLKSLRLNHTVPLSALQRILMQAPQLVDLGIGSFVFDPRSEVYNNMKNAILKCMSITSLSGFFWVYPHCLSALYPVCMNLTTLNLRFAAGIQNTELIKLICCCGKLQRLSIMDCIGDNGLGVVAATCKDLQELRVFPVVRVGGNGPTRVTEKGLVAISMGCPELHSLLYFCQQMTNAALITVAKNCPNFIRFRLCILDPTKPDPDTMQPLNEGFGAIVQSCKQLRRLSLSGQLTDQVFLYIGMYAEQLEMLSVAFAGESDKAMLYVLNGCKKIHKLAIRGSPFGDSALLMDVGKYETMQFLWMTSCNVTVGACKALAEKMPRLNVEIFNENKKVDRDVDDGQKVEKMYLYRTLAGRRKDAPELVWTL comes from the exons ATGAATTGTTTTCCTGATGAGGTGATTGGGCACATATTTGGTTGCGTGACTTCACAAAGGGACAGGAATGCCGTGTCTCTGGTGTGCAAGAACTGGCACAGGTTAGAGAGATGTTGTAGGAAGAGTTTGTTCATAGGGAACTGCTACACCATAAGTCCTGAGAGAGTGATAGAGAGGTTCCCTGAGCTAAGGTCCTTAACTTTGAAGGGAAAGCCTCATTTTCCATATTTTAGTTTGGTTCCTAGTGGTTGGGGTGGTTTTGTGGCTCCTTGGATTGAAGCATTGGCCAGGAGCAGGGTTGATTTAGAGGAGCTGAGGTTGAAGAGGATGGTGGTCTCAGATGAGAGCCTGGAGCTTCTTTCCCGTTCTTTCGTGAATTTCAAGTCTTTGGTTCTTGTTCGTTGTGAAGGGTTCACCACCGAAGGACTTGCAGCTATAGCTGCAAATTGTAG GTTCCTTAAGGATCTGGATTTGCATGAAAATGTAGTTACCGACCTCAAAGGCCAGTGGCTAAGCTGTTTTCCTGATTGCTGTACATCTCTTGTCTCTCTTAATTTTGCTTGCCTTAAAGGGCAGATTAATGCGGGGGATCTCGAGAGACTTGTGGCCAGATCTCCTAACCTTAAAAGCTTAAGGTTAAACCATACCGTGCCCCTCAGTGCACTCCAAAGGATATTGATGCAAGCACCTCAGCTAGTGGACTTGGGTATTGGGTCATTTGTCTTTGATCCACGTTCTGAGGTCTACAATAATATGAAGAATGCCATCTTAAAGTGCATGTCAATAACCAGTTTGTCAGGATTTTTCTGGGTTTATCCTCACTGCCTTAGTGCTTTATATCCTGTTTGCATGAACTTAACAACCTTGAACCTGAGGTTTGCAGCAGGAATTCAGAACACAGAGCTAATAAAACTAATATGCTGCTGTGGGAAACTTCAGCGTTTATCG ATAATGGATTGCATTGGAGACAATGGACTAGGTGTTGTGGCTGCCACATGTAAAGATTTGCAAGAACTAAGGGTTTTTCCGGTTGTTCGTGTTGGTGGAAATGGCCCTACAAGAGTCACAGAGAAAGGACTTGTTGCAATCTCTATGGGTTGCCCTGAGCTTCACTCATTGCTCTACTTCTGCCAGCAGATGACAAACGCCGCCCTCATAACTGTGGCTAAAAACTGCCCAAATTTCATCCGCTTTAGGTTGTGTATCCTTGATCCAACAAAACCTGACCCTGATACAATGCAGCCACTCAACGAAGGTTTTGGCGCAATTGTGCAGTCTTGCAAGCAGCTTCGGCGGTTGTCACTCTCTGGCCAGCTGACTGATCAAGTTTTCCTTTACATTGGGATGTATGCTGAGCAGCTTGAGATGCTGTCTGTAGCATTTGCAGGAGAAAGTGACAAGGCTATGCTCTATGTGTTGAATGGATGCAAGAAAATTCACAAGCTTGCGATAAGAGGTAGCCCTTTTGGTGACTCAGCGCTTCTGATGGATGTAGGGAagtatgaaacaatgcaattcCTTTGGATGACGTCCTGCAATGTCACCGTTGGAGCCTGCAAGGCACTAGCTGAGAAGATGCCAAGACTAAATGTGGAGATATTTAACGAAAACAAAAAGGTAGATCGTGATGTGGATGATGGCCAGAAAGTAGAGAAGATGTACTTATATAGAACACTGGCTGGGAGAAGGAAAGATGCACCAGAACTTGTATGGACTCTGTAG